In the Ipomoea triloba cultivar NCNSP0323 chromosome 6, ASM357664v1 genome, one interval contains:
- the LOC116022295 gene encoding 4-coumarate--CoA ligase-like 6 has translation MAATFAKTHVESHAPEPINIHKNILKTFNSESNSSPYWYSAETGIYRSLHPSVELPSHPFLDVVSFIFSHNHGGVSALVDSKSGFSISYRELLSLVNSMAAGLHGMGVSQGDVALILLPNSVYFPVIFLGLLSVGAVAATMNPLSTLAEIKKHLLAFDHYNIRLAFATPDRVQNLGSALGIPVIGLPEISNLDSTGNNSGSDFLKLISCDPKLAPNPRIRQQDTAAILFSSGTTGGCKAVVLTHANFIAMVELFVRFEASQYEYAATGNVYLDVVPMFHVYGLSLFVMGLLSLGSTVVVMRKYDIEDVVRAIDRYGVTHFPMAPPLLVALTRRGKATVGAANCSLKSLKQVSCGAAPVSIASIQDFVHTFPHIDFIQGYGMTESSAVGTRGFNTAKLRNHTSVGLLAPNMEARVVDWTTGSSLPPNSMGELWLRGPGIMKGYLNNGEASKNAVDEDGWFHTGDIVYFDEDGYLYVHDRLKEMIKYKGFQIAPADLESVLMSHPHITDAAVTSASNEEVGEIPVAFVVKTEGSGLSQAAVIDFVAKQVAPYKKVRRVYFTKSIPKSAQGKILRKELRTLLITSKI, from the exons atggCGGCAACTTTCGCGAAAACCCATGTTGAATCCCATGCTCCAGAGCCCATCAATATTCACAAAAACATCTTGAAAACGTTTAATTCAGAAAGTAACAGCAGCCCATATTGGTACTCTGCAGAGACAGGAATATACAGAAGTTTACACCCTTCTGTAGAACTCCCGTCCCACCCATTTCTCGACGTCGTTTCCTTCATTTTCTCACACAACCATGGCGGTGTTTCTGCTCTGGTGGATTCCAAATCTGGGTTCTCAATTTCCTACCGGGAGCTGCTCTCTCTGGTCAACTCCATGGCCGCCGGTCTCCACGGAATGGGCGTTTCCCAAGGGGACGTGGCCCTGATTTTGCTGCCCAATTCTGTTTATTTCCCTGTCATTTTCTTGGGTCTTTTAAGCGTCGGCGCAGTAGCGGCCACCATGAATCCTCTCAGCACTTTGGCAGAGATAAAAAAGCATTTGTTAGCTTTTGATCACTATAATATACGCCTGGCGTTTGCCACTCCTGATCGAGTTCAAAATCTAGGTTCTGCATTGGGTATTCCGGTTATCGGGTTGCCGGAAATTTCAAATCTTGATTCTACGGGCAACAATTCCGGTTCTGATTTTCTCAAGCTGATCTCTTGTGACCCAAAATTGGCTCCAAACCCAAGAATCCGGCAGCAAGACACGGCGGCCATACTGTTCTCCTCTGGCACGACGGGGGGCTGCAAGGCCGTGGTGCTCACTCACGCCAACTTCATAGCTATGGTGGAGCTTTTCGTGAGGTTTGAGGCTTCGCAGTACGAGTATGCGGCGACGGGGAACGTGTACTTGGATGTTGTGCCGATGTTTCACGTGTACGGGCTGTCGCTTTTCGTGATGGGGTTGTTGTCGTTGGGTTCGACGGTTGTGGTGATGAGGAAATATGATATTGAGGATGTGGTGAGAGCCATAGATAGATATGGAGTCACCCATTTTCCCATGGCGCCGCCATTGTTGGTTGCTTTGACAAGAAGAGGAAAGGCTACTGTGGGTGCAGCTAATTGCAGTCTGAAGAGTCTGAAACAGGTTTCTTGTGGAGCAGCTCCGGTCAGCATTGCTTCCATTCAAGACTTTGTTCACACATTCCCCCACATTGATTTCATTCag GGTTATGGCATGACAGAGTCGAGTGCAGTTGGAACACGAGGTTTCAACACTGCAAAGCTTCGTAACCATACTTCTGTGGGACTTCTGGCTCCTAACATGGAAGCCAGAGTGGTAGATTGGACCACTGGTTCATCCTTGCCTCCCAACTCCATGGGGGAGCTATGGCTGCGCGGTCCTGGTATCATGAAAG ggTACTTGAATAATGGTGAGGCTTCCAAGAATGCTGTAGATGAAGATGGGTGGTTCCATACCGGAGACATTGTGTATTTTGATGAAGATGGGTATCTGTACGTGCATGACAGGTTAAAAGAGATGATAAAATACAAAGGTTTCCAG ATTGCTCCTGCTGATTTAGAATCAGTCTTGATGTCTCACCCACATATTACAGACGCCGCAGTTACCTC AGCCAGCAATGAAGAAGTTGGAGAGATTCCTGTGGCTTTTGTGGTCAAGACAGAAGGGAGTGGACTATCCCAGGCAGCTGTGATTGATTTTGTAGCCAAACAG GTTGCACCATACAAGAAAGTTAGGAGAGTCTACTTTACAAAGTCAATACCAAAGTCTGCTCAAGGAAAGATTCTGAGAAAGGAGCTTAGGACCCTCCTGATAACTTCCAAAATATAG
- the LOC116021855 gene encoding secretory carrier-associated membrane protein 4, which produces MNRRNDPNPFEEEEQEVNPFSNGSAAPGSKSRIPQMVANTLGFGQKHDATVDIPLDSMNDPKKKEKELANWEADLKRRERDIKRREDAVTSAGVPVNDKNWPPFFPIIHHDIANEIPAHSQRMQYLAFASWLGIVLCLTFNIIAVIVCWIKGGGVKIFFLAVIYALLGCPLSYVLWYRPLYNAMRTDSALKFGWFFLFYMLHIGFCIFAAIAPPIVFHGKSLTGILAAIDVFSDHVLVGIFYLVGFGLFCLESLLSLSVLQRVYMHFRGNK; this is translated from the exons ATGAATCGGCGGAACGACCCCAATCCttttgaagaagaagagcaAGAAGTCAATCCATTTTCG AATGGCAGTGCTGCTCCCGGATCAAAATCACGCATTCCTCAAATGGTAGCTAATACTCTTGGTTTTGGCCAAAAGCATGATGCTACTGTTGATATACCATTGGATTCAATGAAT GAtccaaagaaaaaagagaaggaaCTGGCGAATTGGGAAGCTGATTTGAAAAGGAGGGAAAGG GACATCAAACGCAGAGAAGATGCTGTTACTAGTG CTGGTGTGCCTGTCAATGATAAGAACTGGCCCCCCTTTTTCCCAATTATACACCATGATATAGCCAATGAAATACCAGCTCATTCTCAGAGGATGCAGTATTTGGCATTTGCTAGTTGGTTGG GCATTGTTCTTTGCCTTACATTCAATATCATTGCGGTGATCGTTTGTTGGATAAAGGGTGGAG GTGTCAAAATCTTTTTCCTCGCTGTAATATATGCCTTACTTGGATGCCCCTTATCCTATGTTTTGTGGTATAGGCCCCTCTATAATGCAATGAG GACTGACAGTGCACTCAAATTTGGTTGGTTTTTTCTGTTCTACATG CTTCATATTGGATTTTGCATATTTGCTGCCATTGCTCCTCCCATTGTCTTTCATGGAAAATCACTAAC GGGCATCCTTGCTGCAATTGATGTATTCTCTGATCATGTTCTTGTTGGG ATCTTCTATTTGGTTGGGTTCGGCTTGTTCTGTTTAGAATCATTGCTAAGTTTGTCGGTGCTGCAG AGAGTTTACATGCACTTCCGAGGGAATAAGTGA
- the LOC116022297 gene encoding phosphoribulokinase, chloroplastic, which produces MAVCTVYTVQSLHSTCSISSPTKTHFGFHQRRVFVYKKSARKAGISCAAAAAGDGKTVVIGLAADSGCGKSTFMRRLTSVFGGAAEPPKGGNPDSNTLISDMTTVICLDDYHSLDRTGRKEKGVTALDPRANDFDLMYEQVKALKEGKAVEKPIYNHVTGLLDPPELTKPPKILVIEGLHPMYDARVRELLDFSIYLDISNEVKFAWKIQRDMAERGHSLESIKASIEARKPDFDAYIDPQKQYADAVIEVLPTQLIPDDNEGKVLRVRLIMKEGVKHFSPVYLFDEGSTISWIPCGRKLTCSYPGIKFSYGPDTYFGNEVSVLEMDGQFDRLDELIYVESHLSSLSTKFYGEVTQQMLKHADFPGSNNGTGFFQTIVGLKIRDLYEQIIATKAAAPVEAKA; this is translated from the exons ATGGCAGTTTGCACAGTGTACACAGTTCAATCCCTCCACTCAACATGCTCAATCTCCTCGCCCACAAAAACCCACTTTGGGTTTCACCAAAGACGGGTTTTTGTGTACAAGAAGAGCGCTAGGAAGGCGGGGATTTCgtgcgccgccgccgccgccggcgacGGCAAGACGGTGGTGATAGGCCTGGCGGCGGATTCCGGGTGCGGGAAGAGCACGTTCATGCGGCGGCTGACCAGCGTGTTCGGCGGCGCGGCTGAGCCGCCGAAGGGCGGGAACCCGGACTCGAACACGCTCATTAGCGACATGACTACTGTGATTTGCTTGGATGATTATCATTCGCTTGATAGGACGGGGAGGAAGGAGAAAGGAGTGACGGCTCTTGACCCCAGAGCTAACGATTTTGATCTCATGTATGAACAGGTTAAAGCTTTGAAGGAAGGTAAAGCCGTTGAGAAGCCTATTTATAATCACGTTACTGGGCTTCTTGATCCTCCGGAGCTTACTAAGCCCCCCAAGATTCTTGTCATTGAAGGATTGCACCCCAT GTATGATGCTCGTGTTAGAGAGCTCTTGGACTTCAGTATCTACTTGGATATCAGCAATGAAGTTAAGTTTGCATGGAAAATCcag AGAGATATGGCTGAGAGAGGGCACAGCCTTGAGAGCATCAAAGCCAGCATAGAGGCCAGAAAGCCAGATTTTGATGCCTACATTG ACCCGCAGAAACAATATGCAGATGCGGTTATAGAGGTGCTCCCGACGCAGTTGATTCCAGATGACAATGAGGGCAAGGTGTTGAGAGTGAGGTTGATAATGAAAGAAGGGGTGAAGCATTTCAGCCCTGTTTACCTCTTTGATGAAGGCTCTACTATCTCATGGATCCCTTGTGGGAGAAAGCTGACCTGTTCTTACCCCGGGATCAAGTTCTCCTATGGACCTGACACATACTTCGGCAATGAG GTGTCTGTGTTGGAGATGGATGGGCAATTTGACAGACTAGATGAGCTGATCTATGTTGAGAGCCATTTGAGCAGCCTGTCCACCAAATTCTATGGTGAAGTGACACAGCAAATGCTGAAGCACGCCGACTTCCCGGGGAGCAACAATGGAACAGGCTTCTTCCAGACCATTGTTGGGTTGAAGATCAGGGATCTGTATGAGCAGATCATTGCCACCAAGGCTGCAGCTCCAGTGGAAGCCAAGGCCTAA
- the LOC116023283 gene encoding geraniol 8-hydroxylase-like, whose amino-acid sequence MIYQTSIMELQNFLISIIALILWFFIKPYLHRRSTKLPPGPTALPIIGSLHLLGSRPNQSLAKLAKLHGPLFTLSLGSVTTIVASSPETAKEILQKQEKIFSARTVPDVITAQPNPQATLAWVPGDHLWRNRRRICSTRMFTNQRLDSLQELRHRKVEQMVSHIKKHCSGAGAAVDIGRLAFGTTLNLMSNTIFSVDMVDPEFETAQEFKDLVWRIMEDAGKPNLSDFFPALRRLDLQGKKRHIRPAYERLHEIFEETIEKRVKERSFGGMERKGDFLDVLLDQCEEDGSGFDRQTIKPLILDLFIAGSDTSAITTEWGMAELLHKPEILRKVREEILEAIGKTMSVRESDFEKLPYLQAVVKETMRLHPAAPLLLPYRAENDTVMFGYTVPKNSQVLVNAWAIGRDPQYWDNPSEFRPERFLGSDLDYKGRDFEYIPFGAGRRICPGMPLAIRMVNLMLASIIQSFTWRLPEGTTPEKLDMEEQFGVTLRKAVPLLAIPSTE is encoded by the exons ATGATCTATCAGACATCAATAATGGAGCTACAAAATTTTCTTATCTCCATCATCGCCCTCATCTTGTGGTTCTTCATAAAGCCCTACCTCCATCGCCGGTCCACCAAGCTACCTCCCGGTCCGACCGCCCTTCCAATAATCGGTTCACTCCACCTCCTCGGTTCTCGCCCGAACCAGTCCCTAGCAAAGCTGGCTAAACTCCACGGCCCATTATTCACCCTCAGCCTCGGCTCCGTCACCACCATCGTCGCTTCCTCGCCGGAAACCGCCAAGGAAATCCTCCAAAAACAGGAAAAGATATTCTCCGCCCGCACCGTCCCTGACGTCATCACCGCCCAGCCCAACCCTCAGGCCACCCTGGCCTGGGTCCCCGGCGACCACCTGTGGCGCAACCGCCGGAGAATCTGCAGCACCCGGATGTTCACTAATCAACGCCTCGACTCCCTGCAGGAGCTCCGGCATAGAAAAGTGGAACAGATGGTTTCCCACATAAAAAAACACTGCTCCGGCGCCGGCGCGGCGGTTGATATAGGGCGGTTGGCTTTTGGGACAACCCTGAATTTGATGTCGAACACCATATTCTCCGTGGACATGGTCGATCCGGAGTTCGAGACGGCGCAGGAGTTTAAGGATTTAGTGTGGAGGATCATGGAGGACGCCGGGAAGCCGAACTTATCGGACTTTTTCCCGGCGCTGAGGCGGCTGGACTTGCAAGGAAAGAAGCGACATATCAGGCCGGCGTACGAGCGGCTGCACGAGATATTCGAAGAAACCATCGAGAAAAGGGTGAAAGAAAGGAGTTTTGGCGGCATGGAAAGAAAAGGTGATTTCTTGGACGTTCTTCTTGATCAGTGTGAAGAAGACGGATCTGGTTTTGATCGCCAAACTATCAAGCCTTTGATCCTG GATTTATTCATCGCCGGAAGTGACACGTCGGCGATAACAACGGAATGGGGAATGGCGGAGCTTCTTCACAAGCCGGAGATACTCCGGAAGGTCAGAGAAGAAATCCTGGAAGCAATCGGCAAAACAATGTCGGTGAGGGAATCGGACTTCGAGAAACTTCCGTACCTGCAGGCGGTGGTGAAAGAGACGATGAGGCTCCACCCGGCGGCGCCGTTACTATTACCGTACAGGGCCGAAAACGACACCGTAATGTTCGGGTACACGGTTCCGAAGAACAGCCAGGTGCTGGTGAACGCGTGGGCGATCGGGAGGGACCCACAGTACTGGGACAATCCGTCGGAGTTTCGGCCGGAGCGGTTCCTGGGGAGCGATCTGGATTATAAGGGCCGGGATTTCGAGTATATTCCGTTCGGGGCGGGTCGGAGGATTTGCCCCGGGATGCCGCTGGCTATAAGGATGGTGAACTTGATGTTGGCGTCGATTATTCAGTCGTTTACGTGGAGACTGCCGGAGGGGACGACGCCGGAGAAGTTGGACATGGAGGAGCAGTTTGGGGTTACGTTAAGGAAGGCTGTTCCTCTTCTTGCTATCCCTTCTACGGAGTAA